A segment of the Xenorhabdus bovienii SS-2004 genome:
TTCACGGGTGGTAATTCCAGCTCATCGGCAATCGCTGTATTTTTAATAGCCTCAGCCTGTTCCAGCGATTTTCCTTTCATCCATTCTGTTACCAGAGAACTGGACGCAATCGCAGAGCCGCAACCATAGGTTTTAAAACGCGCGTCTTCGATGATACCTTCGTTATTGACCTTGATTTGCAGTCTCATAACGTCACCACAAGCAGGTGCACCAACCATGCCACTGCCAACTGAAGGATCTTCACTGTCAAATGAACCCACATTACGTGGGTTTTCGTAGTGATCAATTACTTTATCGCTGTAAGCCATTTCGTTACTCCTGAAACTGTTTGATTAATGATGAGACCACTCGATGGCGCTGATATCCACACCTTGCTTGAACATTTCCCATAATGGAGAAAGCTCGCGCAGGTGACCAATCGCGTTGTGAATCAATTTGATTGCATAGTCTATTTCTTCTTCTGTGGTAAAACGTCCCAAAGAGAAACGAATAGAACTGTGTGCCAGCTCATCATTCATGCCCAGCGCACGCAGGACATAAGAAGGTTCCAGACTCGCGGAAGTACATGCTGAGCCAGAAGAAACAGCCAAATCTTTCAACGACATCATCAATGATTCACCTTCAACATAGTTGAAGCTGACATTCAGAATGTGTGGTGCACCCAGTTCCAAATCACCGTTCAGGTAAACTTCTTCAATATCTTTAATACCGTTCCACAAACGCAGGCGCAAACCGCGCAGACGTTCTGATTCTGTTTCCAGCCCTTCTTTTGCGATGCGGTAAGCTTCACCCATCCCCACGATCTGATGAACAGGCAATGTACCGGAACGCATACCGCGCTCATGACCGCCACCATGCTGCTGAGCTTCAATACGGGCGCGTGGTTTACGGCGAACATACAGTGCTCCGATGCCCATTGGCCCATATAATTTGTGAGCAGAGAAAGACATCAGGTCAACTTTCAATTTGCTGAGATCGATAGGTAATTTACCAACGCTTTGAGTTGCATCAACGTGGAACATGATGCCACGGCTGCGGCAAATATCACCAATGGTGACAATATCCTGAATGACACCGATTTCGTTGTTCACATGCATGATGGAAACTAGAATAGTATCGTCGCGCATGGCGGCTTCCAGTTCTTTCAGATCAAGCATGCCATTGCTCATCGGCGCAAGATAAGTCACTTCAAAACCTTCACGCTCTAACTGGCGACAAGTATCCAAAACGGCCTTATGTTCAGTTTTGCAGGTAATAATGTGCTTGCCTTTTTTCTGATAAAATTTTGCAGCACCTTTGATCGCGAGGTTATCTGATTCTGTTGCACCTGAAGTCAACACGATTTCACGCGGGTCAGCTCCAACCAAATCTGCAATTTGATTACGCGCAATATCAACCGCTTCTTCAGCCTGCCAGCCAAAACGGTGTGAACGGGAAGCAGGGTTGCCGAAAACCCCGTCCATAGTCAGATAGTTCATCATCTTTTCAGCTACACGCTGATCAACCGGTGTAGTTGCTGAATAGTCCAAATAAATGGGTAATTTCATTGCTCACATGCTCCGTAAAACACTTTTAATACTTCTGTTTGCCGCAAAGTTTACGCACGCAGGTTAACGTTAATCGTCTCTTGAGGCCTGCCGTTAGGTGTACGGCGTTTATCGCTGTCTTGACGATCAGCAACGTCTAAGACTTCTTGATTCTTAACTAATTCTTCTAAACTAATACTGCTGAGGAAACTCGTGATGCGATCACTGAGATCACGCCACAGTGTATGGGTCAGACAACGATCACCACCTTGACAGCCTTCCCTGCCCTGACAGCGAGTTGCATCAACAGATTCATCAACAGCAGAAATCACTTCGGCAACGAAAATATTACCGGCATTTCTGCCCAGCAAATAGCCGCCACCTGGACCACGGACACTAGAAACCAAACCATTTTTACGCAGGCGGGAAAACAATTGCTCAAGATAGGAAAGGGAGATTCCCTGACGCTCAGAAATGTCGGCTAATGGCACCGGCCCTTCTTGTGAATGCAACGCCACATCTAGCATGGCTGTTACCGCATAACGTCCTTTTGATGTCAGTCTCATAACAAAAACTCCATGGTGAAATATGAGTGAAATTGTGGCATTCCTGAGTGTTTTAGTCAACTATTTAACCTACTAATTTAGTCAACTATTATTTTGGTTGCCTGTCACTTTTTTTTCACCTGCTATCCACCCGATTTCTGGCTGTTTCCTGCTATTCCGGTTATTTTCCAGACCATTTTCCCATGGAAGTCAGTATACCACGCAGAATATTCAGCTCCTGAGTTTCTGGACGTGCACGGGTATAAAGACGTCTTAACTTGTTCATTATTTGTCCTGGATGCGCCTTGCGAATGAAACCAGAATCATTCAATACCTGCTCAAGGTGCTGATAAAAACGTTCCATATCCTCGACAGGGGGATATTCTACCTCATGTTCCGTGGATTCCACGTGTTCTGACTTTTCCTGAACTGCGAGATAAGCCATGCGAATCTCATAGCTGGCCAATTGAACAGCCATTGCCAGATTTAACGAGCCATATTCTGGGTTGGTCGGAATATAAAGGTGGTAATTACACTTCTGTAATTCTTCATTTGTCAGGCCAACACGTTCACGGCCAAACACAACTGCAACCGGGGAATGGCCGGCTGCCTTAATACAGCGTTCTCCACATTCACGTGGTTCAACCATCGGCCAGGAAAGCGTACGGGAACGGGCACTGGTTCCGATGACGAGCTCACATCCAGCCAATGCTTCATCCAGTGTATTCACAATTGTTGCATTACCAATGACATCACTGGCACCTGCTGAAAGTGCAATAGAGTGAGAGTCAGGTTGAACGAGCGGATTCACCAGATAAAGGTTGGTTAATCCCATTGTTTTCATGGCCCTGGCAGCTGACCCCATGTTGCCCGTGTGGGAAGTTTCTACCAGAATAATGCGGATATTCTCTAACATGACGGCTTTTAGATTCGGTATAAGAGTCGAATATCTTAACACAGCATTAGTTATTTTGCCGAACTACTGCTATAGTACGACCCGATTTATTTCCCGTTCTTTAACATCCCGGTGGAAGATACCCCATGCATCCGATGCTAACCATCGCTATACGCGCTGCGCGTAAAGCCGGCAATTACATTGCCAAAAGCTACGAAACACCTGATGCCGTCGAAGCTAGCCAAAAAGGCAGCAACGATTTTGTAACTAATGTTGATCGTGAAGCAGAAAGGCTGATCATCGATATTATCCGTAAGTCTTACCCTAAGCACACCATTATCACTGAAGAAAGCGGTGAGCACTTAGGTGAAGAAGACGATTTCCACTGGGTGATCGATCCACTGGATGGCACCACCAACTTTATTAAACGTCTTCCCCATTTTGCTGTTTCCATTGCTGTGCGCATCAAAGGCCGTACCGAAGTGGCTGTAGTTTATGATCCAATGCGCAATGAACTGTTCAGCTCAGCCCGTGGCCAAGGCGCACAATTGAATGGTTATCGTCTGCGTGGCACCAATGCCCGTGATCTGGATGGCACGATCCTTGCCACTGGTTTCCCATTCAAGGCAAAACAGCACACTACCCCTTATATTAAAATCCTGGGCAAATTATTTGACCGCTGTGCAGACTTCCGTCGCACTGGTTCTGCTGCTCTGGATATGGCGTATGTTGCCGCCGGGCGTGTTGATGGTTTCTTCGAGATTGGTCTGAAGCCTTGGGATTTTATGGGCGGCGAATTGCTGGTACGTGAATCAGGTTGCATCGTTACCGACTTTGTCGGGGGTCACAATTATATCAACTCCGGTAATATCGTTGCAGGTAGCCCACGTATCGTTAAAGACATGTTGTCTGAAATGCGTGAAGAATTAAGCGAAGCATTAAAGCGCTGATTTTTATTATTACAATAATGACTATTTGAGCAATATTATTTTCAGGGCACCATCTGGTGCCCTTTTTTGTTGTTATTTAGGTAATGAGTGCACTCGTGCTTCTACTTTAGGCCTTAGGAAAAGCGCCGGAAATGCCACTAACGCCATCACCCAATAGATGCCACTTTGCATATATTCGTATAAGAATCCAGCAATCACACTCATCACGGCAATACCTCCCCCCATCGCCAACCCGGAGTAAATTGCCTGCAATCGAATAATTTCATTTTCTTTTCTGGCACCAATAAAACGCATAGCCGCCAAGTGGCAAACTGTGAAAGTTCCGCAATGCAGGAGCTGAATGATGATCAGCACTGGCAATTCAGTTGATATGCCCATCAGTCCCCAACGAAGAACGCCACAAATAGCAGAGAGCAACAGTAAGTTACGGGCATTCCAACGACGGAACAACTGCTTACTGAAAGTAAAAATAATGACTTCTGTCACAACGCCCAGCGACCAGAGATAACCGATGGTTGCTGAAGAATAGCCTGCATTTTCCCAATAAATGGAACCGAAGCTGTAATAACCTGCATGTGCTCCCTGTAATAAGGTGACACACAATAAAAACTGCCATACAGACTTCTCAGACAGCAGTTCTTTAAACGATACCATATGAGTATTTACGGCTTTGATCTTACCCGCAGGCATAATGGATGGTTTTAACATCATACCCAGCAACATGACAGAAAGGCTGAAAATCAAGAAGGCAAGAATGATATGGTGATGGCCAAACAAATTGCTTCCAACCCAATTATTTATTCTGTCAAAAGAAAGACTCAATTCTAAATTGCTGATTGAAAAGTTGATGCCATTGGAAGACATCAATATACCTGTTAGCGAAGAACTGATAATAAAGGCAATCGACCCCCAGACCCGTACCTTGCCATAATCAAAAGTAAACTGTTTTTGCCACGTTCCCGCCAAGGCGTCCGATAAGGGAACCAGTGGCGAAAAGAACAGATTGAAACCTATCATGACAAAGAAAATCCATGCCCAATGGCTACCAAATGTAAAACCAATAGCAAAGAGCAGTGCCAATAGGGACAGTAATCGCAATGCAGTGATTAATTTCGAAGGATCTTTAACTGTAGGTGCAATAAACATACTACCGAGGAAACGGGCAACTAAGCCTACTCCCAACAATATTCCGATAATGGCTGGTTCAATTCCCTCACCTTTCAACCAGACCGCCCAAAATGGCAAAAAGATGCCAAAAGAAAAAAAGTAAGTGAAATAACTTAACCCCAGCCAAAATGTCGATGGAACAACCATCAAATCCCCCATTTTTCAAATGTAAAAAAACCCGCTCAAAACTAATGTTATGAGTCGGGCTTAGTATTAGTAATATTTTTATTCTAAATTATGCGTAAACCGGGTATTTAGCGCAGATTGCCAAAACTTTTTGTTTAACGTTTTCAATGATCGCTTCATCATTGATGTTATCCAGCACATCACACATCCAGCCAGCCAGTTCGCAAGTTTCTGCTTCCTTGAATCCTCGTCGGGTGATTGCAGGAGTACCAATGCGGATACCAGAAGTCACAAAGGGACTGCGAGGATCGTTAGGAACGCTGTTTTTGTTAACGGTAATATTAGCGCGCCCTAATGCAGCGTCAGCGTCTTTACCCGTAATCTCCTTATCCACCAGATCCAGCAGGAACAGATGGTTTTCAGTCCCACCCGAAACGACTTTATAACCGCGCTCTAAAAATACATCGACCATTGCTTTGGCATTTTTAGCCACTTGCTGCTGATATATTTTGAATTCAGGTTCCATCGCTTCTTTCAGTGCAACCGCCTTGCCCGCGATAACATGCATCAGCGGGCCACCCTGGCCACCTGGGAAAACAGAAGAGTTCAATTTTTTGTACAGTTCTTCATCGCCGCCTTTCGCTAAAATCAGGCCGCCACGTGGGCCAGCCAGTGTTTTATGCGTTGTCGTTGTGACGATATGAGCATGAGGAACAGGGTTTGGATAAACACCTGCTGCGATCAGGCCAGCAACGTGAGCCATGTCAACAAACAGATAAGCCCCGATTTCATCGGCAATTTCACGCATCTTCGCCCAATCAACAACACCGGAGTAGGCAGAGAAGCCGCCGATGATCATTTTTGGCTGATGTTTCTGTGCCTGAGAACGGATATCGTTGTAATCGATTTTGCCACTCTCATCAATACCATAAGGGACTACATTATAGAGTTTACCGGAGAAGTTAACTGGAGAACCGTGAGTAAGATGACCACCATGAGCCAGATTCATTCCTAAAACGGTGTCGCCTGGTTTCAACAGAGCCATGTAT
Coding sequences within it:
- the iscU gene encoding Fe-S cluster assembly scaffold IscU gives rise to the protein MAYSDKVIDHYENPRNVGSFDSEDPSVGSGMVGAPACGDVMRLQIKVNNEGIIEDARFKTYGCGSAIASSSLVTEWMKGKSLEQAEAIKNTAIADELELPPVKIHCSILAEDAIKAAIADYKSKREAK
- a CDS encoding IscS subfamily cysteine desulfurase, producing the protein MKLPIYLDYSATTPVDQRVAEKMMNYLTMDGVFGNPASRSHRFGWQAEEAVDIARNQIADLVGADPREIVLTSGATESDNLAIKGAAKFYQKKGKHIITCKTEHKAVLDTCRQLEREGFEVTYLAPMSNGMLDLKELEAAMRDDTILVSIMHVNNEIGVIQDIVTIGDICRSRGIMFHVDATQSVGKLPIDLSKLKVDLMSFSAHKLYGPMGIGALYVRRKPRARIEAQQHGGGHERGMRSGTLPVHQIVGMGEAYRIAKEGLETESERLRGLRLRLWNGIKDIEEVYLNGDLELGAPHILNVSFNYVEGESLMMSLKDLAVSSGSACTSASLEPSYVLRALGMNDELAHSSIRFSLGRFTTEEEIDYAIKLIHNAIGHLRELSPLWEMFKQGVDISAIEWSHH
- the iscR gene encoding Fe-S cluster assembly transcriptional regulator IscR — its product is MRLTSKGRYAVTAMLDVALHSQEGPVPLADISERQGISLSYLEQLFSRLRKNGLVSSVRGPGGGYLLGRNAGNIFVAEVISAVDESVDATRCQGREGCQGGDRCLTHTLWRDLSDRITSFLSSISLEELVKNQEVLDVADRQDSDKRRTPNGRPQETINVNLRA
- the trmJ gene encoding tRNA (cytosine(32)/uridine(32)-2'-O)-methyltransferase TrmJ; the protein is MLENIRIILVETSHTGNMGSAARAMKTMGLTNLYLVNPLVQPDSHSIALSAGASDVIGNATIVNTLDEALAGCELVIGTSARSRTLSWPMVEPRECGERCIKAAGHSPVAVVFGRERVGLTNEELQKCNYHLYIPTNPEYGSLNLAMAVQLASYEIRMAYLAVQEKSEHVESTEHEVEYPPVEDMERFYQHLEQVLNDSGFIRKAHPGQIMNKLRRLYTRARPETQELNILRGILTSMGKWSGK
- the suhB gene encoding inositol-1-monophosphatase is translated as MHPMLTIAIRAARKAGNYIAKSYETPDAVEASQKGSNDFVTNVDREAERLIIDIIRKSYPKHTIITEESGEHLGEEDDFHWVIDPLDGTTNFIKRLPHFAVSIAVRIKGRTEVAVVYDPMRNELFSSARGQGAQLNGYRLRGTNARDLDGTILATGFPFKAKQHTTPYIKILGKLFDRCADFRRTGSAALDMAYVAAGRVDGFFEIGLKPWDFMGGELLVRESGCIVTDFVGGHNYINSGNIVAGSPRIVKDMLSEMREELSEALKR
- a CDS encoding 3-phenylpropionate MFS transporter, which encodes MVVPSTFWLGLSYFTYFFSFGIFLPFWAVWLKGEGIEPAIIGILLGVGLVARFLGSMFIAPTVKDPSKLITALRLLSLLALLFAIGFTFGSHWAWIFFVMIGFNLFFSPLVPLSDALAGTWQKQFTFDYGKVRVWGSIAFIISSSLTGILMSSNGINFSISNLELSLSFDRINNWVGSNLFGHHHIILAFLIFSLSVMLLGMMLKPSIMPAGKIKAVNTHMVSFKELLSEKSVWQFLLCVTLLQGAHAGYYSFGSIYWENAGYSSATIGYLWSLGVVTEVIIFTFSKQLFRRWNARNLLLLSAICGVLRWGLMGISTELPVLIIIQLLHCGTFTVCHLAAMRFIGARKENEIIRLQAIYSGLAMGGGIAVMSVIAGFLYEYMQSGIYWVMALVAFPALFLRPKVEARVHSLPK
- the glyA gene encoding serine hydroxymethyltransferase, whose amino-acid sequence is MLKREMNIANYDPQLWQAMEQEVRRQEEHIELIASENYTSPRVMQAQGSQLTNKYAEGYPGKRYYGGCEYVDVVEQLAIDRAKELFGADYANVQPHSGSQANAAVYMALLKPGDTVLGMNLAHGGHLTHGSPVNFSGKLYNVVPYGIDESGKIDYNDIRSQAQKHQPKMIIGGFSAYSGVVDWAKMREIADEIGAYLFVDMAHVAGLIAAGVYPNPVPHAHIVTTTTHKTLAGPRGGLILAKGGDEELYKKLNSSVFPGGQGGPLMHVIAGKAVALKEAMEPEFKIYQQQVAKNAKAMVDVFLERGYKVVSGGTENHLFLLDLVDKEITGKDADAALGRANITVNKNSVPNDPRSPFVTSGIRIGTPAITRRGFKEAETCELAGWMCDVLDNINDEAIIENVKQKVLAICAKYPVYA